The proteins below come from a single Neospora caninum Liverpool complete genome, chromosome IX genomic window:
- a CDS encoding putative zinc carboxypeptidase: protein MVGRGDSEVQSGRNLVPLSFAQLSRLPTDSSSAKDDAPVARGPPPSVATRQVSSLRHPFPSSVPRSATNVAVLEPAGASAGRCSASHASTGAPAAKSPGVSSDFPSLLCEHKVARAVPNFTEPQGFPDASPSHGSLGFLVAATGYRYLLGGTLVYHDACRTVLRPSKRKAGSPSAARLSPLPRLEETEASAPPWSPAHPLELLRESQEPGDAPRSSKEANEASVSLLKKDPAGWPRPGSGCCCCRGCPRGASKHLRAAKRSERASPEAYRPRSGGSSSGAEAPPQKAESVSTGAPFATGRTAAQPPGSEPAGLASPSASGRRRQRLAAGARPPDQGWKSAFKRSSRRGARGSSPASERETHSPSECRCCANAASLVPRYGRRGPSAAVPAPGPSGATAGSRVASETRGPAGRSPTKPKSCSERRCCLCCYTSSATREFLNLLPPEARPKSPQDRPLSLPKHAEPWRPSHVSLEHEGRGGAEGDGAESDAGSRGQVPLRGMCMHDVVMVPPDSLVFDSRFESGNLKLAVQNAHQKEEYLLLLRSDALAGTIKTGWFLFSVAMQPHHNERLPFTATFKIVNLVKTDSLFCHGMRPLTFSVAEQRETGAAVWRRTSESVKYYRNRYTQGAEIAGANPSLASPCHGKRGTSPWPPSCAGPDGQGSTAVPGVSAAQAVCGETADRALSSPISGTGAQMDAGASGGGLANKRYCTMEISFTFKRPNDTVYFASGCTYTYSHLLDVLHCIESQPAAARLCRQDALCATPGGLVCPVLCITNPLPHSSSPFPSSSSSPSSSSSSSPSSSSSSFSSSPSSFSLGCGGGVDLCPLLEGPPGAASPATCRSEPANPAQKGEKRHTRRRWKALEASSLPLAFDSRKLGLDYEVAAALLDRPRSSPRRRGACESLQPAAVKREDAIASQADGPQPETDRGTAETQETAETQETERESEAADPSARPLRSRCSLLQWFSPSPPPHEHQAKTPDCFPCVSATRPGSGPLSESLWPRGYACAVCRSRHKGELLFDSASGELATRRPGGAQGGRTCGGGAEDGHGSSQVNRHDCKKLDETERGETERGESDSGGDRQVCENARGRELRRTSLDSSCQPRAEGKQGGSETDRITAPLGGDATGGSTSRILLPKKARSSSSLPCPHRTSVSTPSRSSDPRLHVSSPSPLRLVKPRASSSPSPSSSSSSSSSSSSSSCVALSPPVRRFAWGGDLAGASRDPSSPTKESVVSLRASSLGPRQACASCRPPVPPLERPVLFLSARVHPGETSASWVMQGLLAFLLAPVEPRAVALRDHFRIFVVPMLNVDGVVRGNSRCALCGHDLNRVWREPDLQLHPAIFCSKALLHQAQLESRALLFLDLHAHSTKLDVFMYCNAEQQPMTAASSSRLTGGLLPSLLEARCPWFCRSESSFRVEKSKEGAGRVVCGRDLGIVCSYTLEASLFGPAVLPTWPRSPDSPAPPSDSPRPSPNCALGQSSSASTSLVSSSSASGLSGVSPASSVPAQKPDPRMRRDASHSVSSPLREVCSAELGASQRRSAPPGAPASASPRVSTGAPREKRSKPEGPRGAGRVRDAGSVSAGVRPRGLPSQDRREQAGCSGQSSGEATEPLGDRGAKRRSERDSRPVPAGKGETGAFFASGRKRKEGEKRSSAAGSPGDKERAASFSAVEMPAASTRNRAQREPSTAAGDVPATQSFASAAAGRKAQASSRETSAAPPRATSLPSEPNARESDGVLQSVSTGASVCPGPGVRPPRSGVSALSSGVCTPGSAPGALLGDEPGGVPTAGGAGSSSSSTGVSGVGGRTAARHFDPNDLQLTGYLLGLALHDWFSAIETDAPHLLLPPEKARLGAVDAATQTSPLASDEEAFACSRAGATREGKKRRERGRGAARTRPASKRHGSGAKGGSGDRGDARGRSGDASLEVEGNEGLVSSQRPAELTAREAKSGEQDTKSERGESCVSRIPDTSNPFSFSPRKAPVKASGPLTCPQDDAETDKNITESLRLFTLSKPLSREEHEAASQPRPSAFSYGSVPPFRSCSASFSPSPLSARVPASSLSPSGRRELDAPSLPGSPLRPTKSARPPEGVSLSCDPGGAARLPCGRADASLPLVLSFRRNSPRNPGTEAFAWRSRLSLSLAPRRVCSSGAERTSLTPHAPQGPARWRRSAASSQTLHGRWSDTRAVPERDASPSRSGRRRGAATGERAGDANAQKACGENPSPADRSAASASGDCAAGPEPRAPRAGGERGEEASTPQPASRSALCRPPSVQVSEKTGCSLLASGARGEPASRCAGGQGTRAAASRRRRTSLHQQLFQRPYACGSPNHAKEEEVGNAQTRRMDGRAPRCVASDGMATLRTREASGCKRSEKSEKIEKQAFSSCSTLTGGEWDVASEGPWVAAFSRAGVFSETGAIAHPETKGDSDQRDAVAMPHIAHGFGTPTAFVSPCSPAKPDSSFSFPASSPSTASLSPAAPFPPSAKRLPRGRDGVKRVSRGEGEDKERKESEPREGKWVRDKAEKDSVGRFSRNRYLLTGLASPDPSRFVRERQQSEVRGTVALLAEGSSLIVAPSALSAKTPLAPIAAPGSRKGDTFRLQARAGARGAPRRRESATVSSLAIQETERRRPVFSPPSGEGESKRQDESILAKGRGLLEAVRCVGDQTSPSATEWRLER, encoded by the exons ATGGtggggcgcggagacagcgaagtgCAGAGCGGCAGGAACCTCGTTccgctctccttcgcgcAGCTGTCTCGCCTACCCACAGACTCAAGCTCCGCGAAGGACGATGCCCCAGTCGCCCGCGGACCTCCACCATCTGTTGCGACGCGCcaggtttcctctctgcgtcatcctttcccttcttccgtccCCCGGTCGGCGACAAACGTAGCTGTCCTGGAGCCGGCCGGGGCTTCAGCTGGCCGGTGTTCTGCGTCACATGCATCCACAGGGGCGCCTGCGGCCAAGAGTCCTGGAGTCTCCTCAgactttccttctctcctctgtgaGCACAAGGTGGCCAGAGCAGTCCCCAACTTCACAGAGCCTCAAGGGTTCCCGGACGCGAGTCCGAGTCACGggtctctcggcttccttgTTGCGGCAACCGGCTACAGGTATCTCCTCGGAGGCACCCTCGTCTACCACGACGCGTGCCGCACGGTTCTCCGTCCttcaaagagaaaagc CGGTTCCCCGAGCGCGGcccgactgtctcctcttccacgcctcgaagagacagaagcgtcTGCGCCACCGTGGTCTCCGGCCCACCCTCTTGAGCTTCTCCGGGAGAGTCAGGAACCGGGGGACGCTCCGCGATCGtcgaaagaagcgaacgaggcgTCTGTGTCGCTGTTGAAAAAAGATCCAGCAGGATGGCCCAGACCGGGCTccggctgctgctgctgtcgCGGATGTCCCCGAGGTGCGTCAAAGCACTTGCGTGCTGCGAAACGAAGTGAGAGGGCGTCGCCCGAGGCGTACCGTCCTCGCTCCGGCGGGTCTTCTTCTGGAGCGGAAGCGCCTCCGCAGAAAGCCGAAAGTGTCTCCACAGGGGCGCCGTTTGCGACCGGCCGGACTGCCGCCCAACCGCCCGGCTCCGAGCCGGCGGGTCTCGCCTCCCCTAGTGCGTCTGGGCGGAGGCGCCAGCGTCTCGCCGCGGGAGCGAGGCCTCCAGACCAGGGCTGGAAGTCAGCGTTCAAGCGGAGctcgaggcgaggagcgcgaggctcCAGCCCCGCgtcagagagggagacgcactCCCCTTCCGAATGCCGATGCTGCGCAAACGCAGCTAGTCTGGTGCCGCGCTACGGCCGGCGTGGCCCGAGCGCCGCGGTGCCGGCTCCGGGGCCTTCTGGCGCGACCGCGGGTTCGCGTGTCGCCTCAGAAACCCGAGGCCCAGCCGGGCGGTCTCCGACCAAACCGAAAAGCTGCTCGGAGCGGCGCTGCTGTCTGTGCTGCTACACCAGCAGTGCGACGCGTGAGTTTCTGAATCTTTTGCCAcccgaggcgaggccgaagtCGCCTCAAGACCGACCTCTCAGCCTCCCCAAGCATGCAGAGCCGTGGCGACCGTCCCACGTGTCGCTGGAGCACGaagggcgcggcggcgcagagggtgacggcgccgagagcgacgcaggtTCTCGAGGACAAGTACCTTTGCGaggcatgtgcatgcacgacgTG GTGATGGTCCCCCCGGACTCGCTTGTCTTCGATTCGCGATTCGAGAGCG GGAACTTGAAACTCGCCGTCCAGAACGCGCACCAGAAGGAAGAGTATCTGCTCCTTCTGCGGTCAGACGCCCTCGCCGGAACAATCAAAACAGGctggtttctcttctcggtgGCGATGCAGCCTCACCACAATGAACGACTTCCCTTCACAGCCAC GTTTAAGATCGTGAACCTGGTGAAGACggattctctcttctgtcacGGGATGCGCCCGCTGACTTTCTCGGTGGCTGAGCAGCGCGAAACTGGAGCCGCAGTCTGGCGGCGCACCAGCGAGAGTGTCAAGTATTACCGAAATCGATACACGCAAGGCGCGGAGATCGCTGGTGCGAACccttcgctcgcgtctccgtgccatggaaaacgcggaactTCCCCCTGGCCGCCTAGCTGCGCAGGTCCGGATGGCCAGGGATCCACAGCCGTCCCGGGTGTCTCGGCAGCGCAAGCAGTttgcggagagacggcggacCGAGCGCTGTCTTCCCCGATCTCCGGCACAGGAGCCCAAATGGACGCAGGCGCCAGCGGGGGAGGCTTGGCGAACAAGAGATACTGCACCATGGAGATCTCCTTCACCTTCAAGCGGCCAAACGATACAGTCTACTTCGCAtcggggtgtacgtacacctaCTCCCACCTCCTCGACGTGCTCCACTGCATCGAGAGCCAACCCGCAGCCGCCAGG CTGTGTCGTCAGGACGCTCTGTGTGCTACTCCAGGAGGGCTTGTTTGCCCAGTGCTCTGCATCACAAATCCCCTTCCACATTCATcttctccatttccttcctcttcttcctcaccttcttcttcctcttcttcctcgccttcttcttcctcttcttccttctcttcttccccttcttcgttttctcttggcTGTGGCGGTGGTGTCGATCTCTGCCCTCTGCTTGAGGGCCCTCCTGgggcggcgtcgcctgcgaCGTGTCGATCTGAACCCGCAAACCCTgcgcagaaaggcgaaaaacgccacacgagaaggcggtggaaggctctcgaggcctccagtcttcctctcgcctttgaCAGTCGCAAATTGGGGCTAGACTACGAAGTCGCTGCGGCGCTTCTTGACCGACCGCGTTCCTCGCCCCGTCGGCGCGGAGCCTGCGAGAGCCTCCAGCCAGCAGCCGTCAAGCGAGAGGATGCAATCGCCTCTCAGGCCGATGGCCCTCAACCGGAGACTGATCgagggacagcagagacacaagagacagcagagacacaagagacagagagagagagcgaagcggcaGATCCGTCTGCTCGGCCATTGCGCTCGAGGTGTTCTCTCTTGCAGTGGTTCTCACCTTCACCGCCGCCGCATGAGCaccaggcgaagacgcccgaCTGCTTTCCCTGTGTGTCGGCGACGCGCCCTGGGTCAGGTCCGCTCTCGGAGAGTCTCTGGCCTCGGGGATACGCTTGCGCTGTCTGTCGATCTCGACACAAAGGCGAACTGTTGTTCGATTCTGCGAGCGGCGAGTTGGCGACGCGCCGTCCAGGAGGTGCACAGGGAGGACGAACGTGCGgcggaggagcggaagaTGGCCACGGGAGCAGCCAAGTGAATCGGCACGACTGCAAGAAGCtggacgagacggagaggggggagacggagaggggggagagcgACTCGGGAGGGGACAGGCAAGTGTGTGAAAACGCCAGGGGAAGGGAACTGCGAAGGACAAGCTTGGATTCTAGCTGTCAACCTCGCGCAGAGGGGAAAcagggaggaagcgaaaccgATCGAATCACGGCGCCgctcggaggcgacgcgactGGGGGCTCGACTTCACGCATACTTCTtccgaaaaaggcgagatCTTCATCTTCGTTGCCGTGTCCTCATCGCACCTCAGTGTCTACACCTTCTCGTTCGTCCGATCCCCGTCTACACGTATCCAGTCCTTCACCTCTCCGTCTGGTTAAGCCTCGCGCGTCGTCCTCCCCCtccccttcgtcctcttcctcttcttcctcttcttcctcttcttcctcttgtgtTGCTTTGTCTCCGCCTGTGCGTCGTTTCGCGTGGGGTGGTGACCTCGCTGGCGCTTCGCGGgatccttcctcgccgacgAAAGAGTCTGTTGTTtcccttcgcgcctcttctctcgggcCTCGACAAGCGTGCGCGTCGTGCCGGCCTCCGGTGCCGCCTCTCGAGCGGCccgtcctgtttctctctgcgcgtgtGCACCCCGGGGAGACGAGCGCTAGCTGGGTGATGCAGGGGCTTCtggcgtttctcctcgcccccgTGGAGCCTCGCGCGGTCGCGCTCCGCGATCACTTTCGGATTTTCGTGGTTCCGATGCTGAATGTCGACGGCGTCGTGCGCGGGAACAGTCGGTGCGCTCTCTGCGGGCACGATCTGAACCGCGTGTGGCGCGAACCCGACCTGCAGCTCCACCCTGCGATCTTCTGCTCAAAGGCGCTCCTCCACCAAGCTCAACTCGAGAGCCgcgccctcctcttcctcgacttgCATGCGCACTCGACCAAACTCGACGTCTTCAT GTACTGCAACGCCGAGCAGCAGCCGATGAcagccgcttcctcctcgagaCTTACCGGCGGCCTgctgccttccctcctcgAGGCGAGGTGTCCTTGGTTTTGCAGATCCGAGTCTTCGTTTCGAGTGGAGAAGTCGAAGGAGGGCGCTGGCCGAGTTGTCTGTGGCCGTGACCTCGGCATCGTCTGTAGCTACACCCTGGAGGCTTCGCTCTTTGGACCCGCGGTTCTGCCGACGTGGCCGCGCTCGCCGGATTCGCCTGCGCCGCCCTCAGACAGTCCACGTCCCTCCCCAAACTGTGCACTTGGACagtcttcgtctgcgtccacttctctggtttcttcttcctccgcttcggGCCTCTCTGGGGTGTCGCCTGCTTCGAGTGTCCCTGCGCAGAAGCCCGATCCTCGGATGCGGCGCGACGCCTCGCActctgtgtcttcgccgctccgCGAGGTATGCTCGGCGGAACTTGGCGCCTCCCAGAGACGGAGTGCGCCGCCAGGAGCGCctgcctccgcttcgccccgcgtctccaccgGCGCTCCTCGGGAGAAGCGGTCGAAGCCGGAAGGCCCGCGAGGAGCTGGGCGAGTCCGCGATGCAGGATCTGTCTCAGCAGGCGTGCGTCCGAGGGGACTTCCATCCCAGGACAGGCGAGAGCAGGCGGGGTGTTCCGGACAAagcagcggagaggcgacagaaccGCTGGGGGACAGAGGTGccaagagacgaagcgaacgAGACAGCCGACCTGTTCCGGCCGgtaaaggagagacaggcgctttcttcgcatccgggagaaaacgaaaggaaggggagaaacggTCCTCTGCGGCAGGCAGtccaggagacaaagagagagccGCGTCCTTTTCGGCGGTCGAGATGCCTGCTGCCTCGACGAGGAACCGCGCCCAACGGGAACCTAGCACGGCCGCAGGAGACGTGCCCGCGACTCAAAGCTTTGCCTCGGCGGCGGCCGGCAGGAAAGCGCAGGCCTCCTCTCGAGAGACGTCTGCGGCCCCGCCACGCGCAACGTCCCTGCCGTCCGAACccaacgcgagagaaagtgaCGGCGTTTTGCAAAGCGTCTCAACGGGGGCCTCCGTGTGTCCCGGCCCAGGTGTACGTCCACCTCGGTCGGGCGTGTCGGCTCTGAGttcaggtgtatgtacacccgggAGCGCGCCTGGCGCCCTCCTCGGGGACGAGCCGGGAGGTGTCCCGACAGCCGGGGGCGCAGGAAGCAGTTCGTCGTCCACGGGGGTTTCTGGAGTCGGAGGACGAACGGCAGCTCGCCACTTCGATCCGAACGACTTGCAACTCACTGGCTATCTCCTCGGGCTCGCTCTGCACGACTGGTTCTCCGCGATCGAAACGGACGCTCCACATTTGCTGCTGCCTCCCGAGAAAGCGCGTCTTGGGGCCGTCGACGCGGCGACCCAGACCTCGCCCCTGGCCTCTGACGAAGAAGCCTTCGCATGTTCGCGAGCAGGCGcaacgcgagaagggaaaaagaggagagagcgagggcgaggcgcggcgaggacgcggccTGCCTCCAAGCGCCACGGAAGCGGGGCAAAGGGTGGAtctggagacagaggagacgctcgAGGCCGGTCAGGCGACGCCTCTCTCGAGgtcgaaggaaacgagggcCTCGTGTCTTCTCAGCGGCCAGCCGAGCTgacagcgcgagaagcgaaaagtGGAGAACAGGACACAAAGTCCGAACGAGGTGAATCTTGCGTGTCGCGAATCCCGGACACCTCAAATccgttctcgttctctccgagAAAAGCTCCGGTCAAGGCGTCTGGGCCTCTCACGTGTCCCCAGGATGACGCGGAGACGGACAAGAACATCACGGAGAGCTTAAGGTTGTTCACTCTCTCAAAGCCCCTGTCTCGGGAAGAGCACGAGGCGGCGTCCCAGCCCCGTCCATCTGCGTTCTCTTACGGATCCGTTCCGCCTTTTCGGTCCTGTtccgcttcgttttctccctctcctctttctgctcgggttcctgcgtcctcgctctctcccagTGGGCGCCGAGAGCTggacgcgccttctctcccggggtctcctctccgtccaaCGAAAAGCGCTCGGCCGCCAGaaggcgtttccctctcaTGCGACCcgggaggagcggcgcgcctTCCCTGCGGACGCGCAGACGCAAGCCtgcctctcgttctctccttccgccgCAACTCTCCCAGAAACCCAGGCACCGAGGCCTTCGCCTGGCggtcccgtctctctctctctctcgccccacGCCGCGTCTGTTCGTCGGGCGCCGAGCGGACTTCCCTCACCCCACACGCTCCCCAAGGCCCCGCCAGGTGGCGTCGAAGTGCAGCCTCCTCACAGACACTCCATGGGCGCTGGAGCGATACCAGGGCGGTCCCAGAACGCGATGCTTCTCCTTcgaggagcggaaggcgccgcggtgctgcgactggagagagggCCGGCGACGCGAACGCCCAGAAAGCATGCGGAGAAAACCCCAGCCCAGCAGACCGctcggcggcctcggctTCTGGCGACTGTGCGGCGGGACCCGAACCCCGCGCCCCGCGAGCTGGcggggagcgaggcgaagaagcttCGACGCCCCAACCCGCTTCACGGTCGGCGCTGTGTCGCCCTCCGAGTGTGCAAGtcagcgagaaaacgggctGTTCTTTGCTCGCCTCAGGAGCAAGAGGCGAGCCTGCGTCGCGGTGCGCAGGCGGACAGGGGACACGCGCGGCGGcttcccgtcgccgccgaACCAGCCTGCACCAACAGCTTTTTCAACGCCCCTACGCGTGCGGGTCGCCCAACCAtgcaaaagaagaagaggttGGGAATGCGCAGACGAGGCGGATGGACGGGCGAGCTCCACGATGCGTCGCAAGCGACGGAATGGCGACACTGCGAACGCGCGAAGCCAGCGGATGCAAACGAagcgaaaagagcgagaagatcGAGAAGCAGGCTTTTTCGTCTTGCAGCACTTTGACTGGAGGCGAATGGGATGTGGCGTCGGAAGGGCCGTGGGTGGcggctttttctcgtgcAGGCGTTTTCTCGGAAACAGGGGCGATCGCGCATCCCGAGACAAAGGGGGATTCTGACCAACGAGACGCGGTTGCGATGCCACATATCGCCCACGGTTTCGGCACGCCCAcggcgtttgtctctccctgctcgcCTGCCAAGCCTGAcagttccttctcgttccctgcttcctcgccttcgacggcctcgctctctcccgcggctccgtttccgcccagcgcgaagcgccttcctcgcggaCGCGACGGAGTGAAACGCGTCtccagaggagagggagaagacaaggaacggaaagagagtgagccgagagaagggaaatgGGTTCGAGACAAAgccgagaaagacagcgtAGGGCGGTTTTCGCGGAATCGGTATCTCCTCACGGGTCTTGCGTCGCCCGACCCATCCCGATTCGTCCGAGAGCGACAACAGAGCGAGGTGAGGGGAACGGTCGCGCTTCTTGCCGAAGGCTCTTCGCTGATTGTCGCGCCGTCCGCGCTCAGCGCGAAAACTCCCCTCGCCCCAATTGCGGCGCCGGGgagcagaaagggagacacctTTAGGCTCCAGGCCCGAGCCGGTGCGCGAGGCGCACCCCGCAGGCGAGAGTCGGCAACGGTTTCCAGTCTGGCGATccaagagacagaaaggagacgccccgttttttctcctccgtcggGGGAGGGCGAGAGCAAAAGGCAGGACGAGAGCATCCTCGCGAAGGGGAGGGGGCTACTCGAGGCAGTGCGGTGTGTAGGTGACCAAACCTCGCCCTCCGCCACCGAATGGAGACTGGAAAGGTGA